A DNA window from Gillisia sp. Hel1_33_143 contains the following coding sequences:
- a CDS encoding BACON domain-containing protein, which yields MAIFNPSILSITYRKNSSAIPNTVVELTPQYPFANISTVEVAEKPSWLKVILTDLEKEDDGHVTKLFYNIAIDPAYANNLSVGLQTAEVKIKGRVESFPVIGTQTCTLKVNLRVLAYTPLSLSKKSFVFQYKRGEVPPAAQFLAISTLNNWSIVSDQPWLTFSADNGSENSTISLTADPAGLDAYTNVAHFVVDDGDSQLEGIVYFYISGTDNEEDYLIVTPNVLEFSEAYQAIPDKVKSINIDASVSINVSSNVNWLQITPDNALAGVNRIEVSTVNTEILEVGAYPAEITVSSTYGVSIVSVLLQIVKEETAGIENNGFYFAEDRVTLNMTNAVVNAETVLDFTTQGTLETKKYRKRVPFFKNAASVLIGQETDLLLKPQLLPELYTHSFIPVIPIRYDFTVYDKQLGNAVLEERAAYQNITFLNGSTPKKQNILTYLPSKITVPADAVIAFNFMSDEAIEQATITGAYTGNVLLNINGSNIYGVFIQLSDYELSKGDSIQIAAGPINLTVTVKATALPTTQIIWLNEWDCPEIFNADSIFKITSEEDSVVAVNSRGGKEYSTVIEVKNPKSFSLSTGNIYSEAEEVFLTRILAAKKIWLQHGNARFEVLRNFRSLTESETRRTNRNIDLKFKIAVE from the coding sequence ATGGCAATATTTAATCCAAGTATATTAAGCATTACCTACAGGAAAAATTCTAGTGCAATTCCAAACACGGTAGTAGAATTAACTCCGCAATATCCATTTGCTAACATTAGCACAGTAGAAGTAGCAGAAAAACCTTCTTGGCTCAAGGTTATTTTAACTGACCTAGAGAAGGAAGATGATGGGCATGTTACAAAATTGTTTTACAACATTGCCATAGATCCTGCCTATGCCAATAATTTAAGTGTTGGTTTACAAACGGCAGAAGTCAAAATTAAAGGGAGAGTAGAATCTTTTCCGGTTATTGGTACCCAAACCTGCACCTTAAAAGTAAATTTAAGAGTGTTGGCTTATACGCCTCTATCACTAAGTAAAAAGAGCTTTGTTTTTCAATATAAAAGAGGAGAGGTTCCTCCAGCTGCTCAATTTTTAGCCATCTCTACGCTAAATAACTGGAGCATTGTTTCAGATCAACCCTGGCTTACTTTTTCTGCAGATAACGGCTCCGAAAATTCTACCATATCCTTAACTGCAGATCCAGCAGGTTTAGATGCCTATACCAATGTTGCCCATTTTGTGGTAGATGATGGAGATAGCCAGCTAGAAGGAATTGTATATTTTTATATTTCAGGTACAGATAATGAGGAAGATTATCTAATTGTAACTCCTAACGTTTTAGAGTTTTCTGAAGCCTATCAAGCCATCCCAGATAAAGTAAAATCTATAAATATAGATGCCTCTGTCTCCATTAACGTTTCCAGTAATGTAAACTGGCTTCAAATTACTCCAGACAATGCGCTTGCCGGTGTTAATAGAATTGAAGTTAGTACTGTTAATACTGAAATCTTGGAAGTAGGAGCATATCCTGCTGAGATTACCGTAAGCAGTACTTATGGAGTTAGTATTGTAAGCGTATTACTACAAATTGTAAAAGAAGAAACTGCCGGAATAGAAAATAATGGCTTTTATTTTGCAGAAGATCGAGTAACGCTTAACATGACCAACGCTGTTGTAAATGCAGAAACGGTACTAGATTTTACTACTCAGGGAACGCTGGAAACTAAAAAATATAGAAAGCGAGTTCCTTTCTTTAAAAATGCAGCTTCGGTACTTATTGGCCAGGAAACAGATCTATTATTAAAACCTCAGTTACTGCCAGAACTTTATACCCACAGCTTTATTCCTGTAATACCTATTCGTTATGATTTTACGGTATATGACAAACAACTAGGGAATGCTGTATTGGAAGAAAGAGCTGCTTATCAAAATATTACTTTTTTAAACGGAAGCACTCCAAAAAAACAAAATATTCTTACCTATTTGCCGAGTAAAATTACCGTTCCTGCAGATGCTGTAATCGCTTTTAATTTTATGAGTGATGAAGCTATAGAACAAGCAACCATTACTGGAGCTTACACCGGGAATGTGTTATTGAACATTAACGGATCCAACATTTATGGAGTTTTTATTCAGCTTTCAGATTATGAACTGAGTAAAGGAGACAGCATACAAATTGCAGCTGGTCCAATTAATCTAACTGTTACTGTTAAAGCTACTGCGTTACCCACCACTCAGATTATCTGGTTGAATGAATGGGATTGTCCGGAGATTTTTAATGCAGACAGTATTTTTAAAATCACTTCAGAAGAAGATAGTGTGGTAGCGGTAAATAGTAGAGGCGGTAAAGAATATTCTACCGTTATAGAAGTAAAAAACCCTAAGAGTTTTAGCTTGAGCACCGGGAATATCTATTCTGAAGCTGAAGAAGTTTTTCTAACCAGAATCTTAGCTGCAAAAAAAATATGGTTGCAGCATGGCAATGCTAGATTTGAAGTGCTTAGGAACTTTAGAAGCCTTACAGAATCTGAAACCAGGAGAACCAACAGAAATATTGATTTGAAATTTAAAATAGCCGTAGAATGA
- a CDS encoding glycoside hydrolase family 108 protein, producing MTSFEKAFETLIGIEGGYVNDPTDRGGETKYGISKRAYPHLDIKNLTLDMAKKIYFEDYWKACGADQMLKYEVALELFDTAVNMGQVTAKMFLQEALNLMNRDGRSYKDLNVDGKIGPATLSAYRACGNDRILLKVLNGLQFCKYKEICEKKPSQEKYFNGWMERV from the coding sequence ATGACATCTTTCGAAAAAGCTTTTGAAACATTAATAGGAATTGAAGGTGGTTATGTTAACGACCCAACAGACCGTGGAGGAGAAACCAAGTACGGAATTTCTAAAAGAGCCTATCCGCATTTAGATATCAAAAATCTAACGCTAGATATGGCCAAGAAGATCTATTTTGAAGATTACTGGAAAGCCTGTGGTGCAGACCAAATGTTGAAGTATGAAGTAGCGCTAGAGCTTTTTGATACTGCTGTTAACATGGGCCAGGTCACCGCAAAAATGTTTCTTCAGGAAGCACTCAATTTAATGAATAGAGATGGCAGAAGTTATAAAGATCTAAACGTTGATGGAAAGATAGGTCCTGCAACATTAAGCGCTTATAGAGCCTGTGGGAATGATCGTATTCTTTTAAAGGTGCTCAACGGTTTGCAATTCTGCAAATACAAAGAGATCTGCGAGAAAAAACCATCGCAAGAAAAATACTTCAACGGTTGGATGGAACGCGTATAA
- a CDS encoding IPT/TIG domain-containing protein, whose protein sequence is MGTTKLRANQIFGISTNYAPVLNNVLPVSSLPSTGTSVRLLGAYFNPNTTVLISGQTVNTVSFISDNELLVGLTTGNVEGTFAITINNGNSSVFTNRFIVSFGDVKVPTNNDWVITSGQVNTAINGEFKLAVKDSPAVGYLNTADFIIPDGVDFELRFNFLTSPIEANPDQGYTPNQGVTLINSSNADVYGFFVWDYPYANSNPALAQYIWREGTTIKGDLKNVALESVCSIKRVGAQTYYIVDGIIRYTSAFVSSGDLKIKAYISELSIINLKLIYI, encoded by the coding sequence ATGGGAACTACAAAATTAAGAGCAAATCAAATATTTGGAATATCTACAAATTATGCACCAGTATTAAATAATGTTTTACCTGTTTCTTCATTACCAAGCACAGGTACATCAGTAAGACTTCTTGGAGCTTATTTTAACCCTAATACAACTGTGCTTATTTCAGGACAAACGGTCAACACGGTAAGTTTTATTTCGGATAATGAATTGCTTGTCGGGTTAACTACTGGTAACGTTGAAGGAACATTTGCTATTACTATTAACAATGGGAATTCTTCTGTTTTCACAAATCGTTTTATTGTTTCTTTTGGAGATGTTAAAGTACCAACAAATAATGATTGGGTAATCACTTCTGGACAAGTAAATACGGCTATAAATGGAGAGTTTAAGCTCGCTGTTAAAGATTCTCCTGCTGTAGGTTATTTGAACACAGCAGATTTTATTATTCCTGATGGAGTAGATTTTGAACTTAGATTTAATTTTTTAACCTCCCCTATTGAAGCAAACCCAGATCAGGGATATACTCCTAATCAAGGAGTTACCTTAATTAATTCTTCAAATGCAGATGTTTATGGATTTTTTGTTTGGGATTATCCTTATGCTAATAGCAATCCAGCATTAGCACAATACATCTGGCGTGAAGGAACTACAATAAAAGGTGATTTAAAAAATGTAGCATTAGAGTCTGTTTGTTCCATAAAAAGAGTGGGTGCTCAAACATACTATATTGTTGATGGTATAATTAGATATACTTCAGCTTTCGTTAGTTCAGGTGATTTAAAGATTAAAGCATATATATCTGAATTGAGCATTATTAATCTAAAACTGATTTATATATGA
- a CDS encoding DUF6712 family protein has translation MSLLVKNIEIFKKHITVNDNFSYEKIAPYLKKVERKQIKPVIGRAMYAAYELADPLEAVQLEVLELLHEASSNLAMFEASKILTMQMSDAGIFTVKNGNSDPADWSKLRDMRRYLVQTGQQALDEALEIMEENQDEFPQWIASSGYTNFNELFTRQTKEFEKHFNINNSRLTFLRLRPHLLKSETKYFMNLLGAETAFQIKHGSTPEEKKALELCQAAQVPFCISELAREGSFNLSPEGFFVSLEEIPGEKKTLLSALEMEKLERAKQEDGIQQVKILVDYLRSNPSRFAQFALKEKLPVKDPTYNTNSILSI, from the coding sequence ATGAGCCTCCTTGTCAAAAATATAGAGATTTTCAAAAAACACATCACTGTAAATGACAATTTCAGTTATGAGAAAATAGCACCCTACCTTAAAAAAGTAGAGCGCAAACAAATTAAACCTGTTATAGGTAGGGCAATGTATGCCGCCTATGAATTAGCAGATCCTTTAGAAGCTGTCCAGCTAGAGGTGTTAGAACTTTTGCATGAAGCTTCGAGTAACCTGGCCATGTTTGAGGCTAGTAAAATACTCACCATGCAAATGAGCGATGCCGGTATTTTCACGGTAAAAAACGGAAATTCAGATCCTGCCGACTGGTCAAAATTAAGAGACATGCGCCGTTATTTGGTTCAAACAGGACAGCAAGCTTTAGATGAAGCCCTGGAGATCATGGAAGAGAACCAGGATGAATTTCCACAATGGATTGCTTCTTCCGGATACACAAATTTTAATGAGCTCTTTACCAGACAAACTAAAGAATTCGAAAAACATTTTAACATAAATAATAGCCGTCTCACCTTCCTGAGATTACGCCCGCACCTACTTAAGTCAGAGACTAAGTACTTCATGAATCTGTTAGGAGCAGAGACGGCTTTTCAAATAAAGCATGGATCCACCCCAGAAGAAAAAAAGGCGCTGGAATTATGCCAGGCAGCACAGGTTCCATTTTGTATAAGTGAACTGGCTCGCGAAGGATCTTTTAATCTGTCTCCAGAAGGTTTCTTTGTTTCCCTGGAGGAAATTCCCGGGGAGAAAAAGACATTGCTTTCAGCCTTAGAAATGGAAAAACTGGAAAGAGCTAAACAGGAAGATGGCATTCAGCAGGTTAAAATTTTGGTAGACTACCTGCGAAGTAATCCTTCCAGATTTGCTCAGTTTGCTTTAAAAGAAAAGCTACCGGTTAAAGATCCTACCTATAATACCAACTCAATTTTAAGTATATAA
- a CDS encoding phage tail tape measure protein translates to MANNNALNLTIKVNGREVENTMKDLTREMYNLRREVNKNTEGTEEYIKANKDLAIIEAERKKQIAAQKAFREEIARSTDTIDEQASAMQEFGNNFADAFSAFRSGDVLAFKTAMAGVTAQIRTATIASLKFIATPIGLALVALAGIGIAAKEWFKYNEAALEANRITQQITQLSGEALDQARVRATALEKTFGTDFKESLTAASTLVEAFGISYEEAFDRIENGLIRGGKENTEFLDSIKEYPKLFAQAGFTVEDFQRIVNTGIDMKIYSDKLPDAIKEFSLSLMEETEASREALENAFGKEFTDKLFNGIQDGSITVKDALGLVAGEAENIGLNAQQAQLLTADLFKGAGEDAGGALLIFEAVNRSLIDQERALTPLEAELQRVADANNRLEEAQNDALKSDQYSAFVNDISVAWINFKAGFFEGMNSVLEGLSKVDTGFRKFIFQSVQATKEAFTGSDNFFAAWEKKGDEFDKKQAKREKAAAAQRDAEKTKVNAPEVSNSNNLKEQKEAAKLAESRAKEAIANEKKRLETIENLQKEYAKRKEDREADTDKKKIELERERELAKAAELEASKEVTDAINAEYDAKQQEKELENLKAFQERKQALIDELSIAQKETDEEKRLEAEEIRYQKDLEKFEEELKKIELTTDEKNQFKQLLEKNHQDKIYEIKEQGLSKQHDLEKKWAEASVQATKDLEMAKTNAAFAGVDVLKSVFQNKKGIYKALFLIEKGMAAAEVFTNTAKSLAAISANTAIANTAAVAAAPLTFGMPWVAINTATGLNQAAAVKINAAIQLGSIAGSAIAGFAKGGDTTLFGMGYKDETGHEVAGVVHVNEYVIPEVVRKDPEVPEIINYLEKKRKSKLGLYADGGDVGTDTLTLPSNSGSGSGGDGSRQIQLLESILEAVGITGDIYFGYEAEQKRKEAEKKLDAVIAKAKIKK, encoded by the coding sequence ATGGCAAATAATAACGCATTAAATCTTACTATAAAGGTAAATGGTCGAGAGGTAGAAAATACCATGAAGGATCTTACTAGAGAGATGTATAATCTCAGACGGGAAGTGAATAAGAATACAGAAGGAACGGAAGAATATATAAAAGCTAATAAAGATCTGGCTATAATTGAAGCTGAAAGAAAAAAACAAATTGCAGCTCAAAAAGCATTTAGAGAGGAAATTGCCCGCTCTACAGATACTATAGATGAACAGGCCTCTGCAATGCAGGAGTTTGGAAATAATTTTGCTGATGCTTTTTCAGCGTTCCGATCTGGTGATGTATTAGCATTTAAAACAGCAATGGCAGGAGTCACTGCCCAAATTAGAACCGCCACTATTGCCTCCCTTAAATTTATTGCTACTCCTATAGGGTTAGCGCTAGTTGCACTTGCAGGTATTGGTATTGCTGCAAAAGAATGGTTTAAATATAACGAAGCCGCTTTAGAAGCTAATAGAATCACCCAACAGATCACGCAGTTAAGTGGCGAAGCTTTAGACCAGGCACGTGTTAGAGCTACAGCACTTGAAAAAACCTTTGGCACCGATTTTAAAGAATCTCTTACTGCAGCTTCTACATTGGTCGAGGCATTTGGAATTTCTTATGAAGAAGCGTTTGATAGAATTGAAAATGGCCTTATTAGAGGTGGAAAAGAGAATACAGAATTTCTGGATAGCATTAAAGAATATCCAAAGCTTTTTGCTCAGGCAGGATTCACTGTAGAAGATTTTCAAAGAATCGTGAATACAGGAATAGATATGAAGATCTATTCTGATAAACTACCGGATGCTATTAAAGAATTCTCTTTAAGTCTTATGGAAGAAACTGAGGCTTCTCGTGAGGCCTTAGAAAACGCCTTTGGAAAGGAATTCACAGATAAACTTTTTAATGGAATTCAGGATGGAAGCATCACTGTAAAAGATGCCTTAGGCTTAGTTGCGGGTGAAGCTGAAAATATTGGATTGAATGCACAGCAGGCACAGTTGTTAACTGCAGATCTTTTTAAAGGTGCTGGAGAAGATGCAGGTGGAGCTCTTTTAATTTTCGAGGCTGTTAATAGATCTCTAATTGATCAAGAAAGAGCACTAACACCTTTAGAGGCAGAGCTTCAAAGAGTGGCAGATGCTAATAACAGATTGGAAGAAGCACAGAACGATGCGCTTAAGTCCGATCAATATTCAGCCTTTGTTAACGATATAAGTGTTGCCTGGATCAATTTTAAAGCTGGATTTTTTGAAGGAATGAATTCTGTTCTTGAGGGTCTATCTAAAGTCGATACAGGATTTAGAAAATTTATTTTTCAATCTGTACAAGCCACTAAAGAAGCTTTCACAGGTTCAGATAATTTCTTTGCAGCATGGGAGAAAAAAGGAGATGAGTTTGATAAAAAACAGGCAAAACGAGAAAAAGCTGCTGCTGCACAACGTGATGCCGAAAAAACAAAAGTAAATGCTCCGGAAGTATCCAATTCTAATAATTTAAAAGAGCAAAAAGAAGCAGCAAAACTTGCAGAATCTAGAGCTAAAGAAGCTATTGCAAATGAGAAAAAACGTCTGGAAACTATTGAAAATCTTCAAAAAGAATATGCAAAGAGAAAAGAAGATCGAGAGGCAGATACAGATAAGAAAAAAATTGAATTAGAACGTGAGCGTGAATTGGCAAAAGCTGCGGAGTTGGAAGCTTCAAAAGAGGTAACAGATGCCATTAATGCCGAATATGATGCAAAGCAGCAAGAAAAAGAGCTGGAAAACTTAAAAGCATTCCAGGAACGCAAACAAGCCTTGATAGATGAACTTTCTATCGCCCAAAAGGAAACTGATGAAGAAAAGCGCCTGGAGGCAGAGGAAATTAGATATCAAAAAGATCTGGAGAAATTTGAGGAGGAGCTTAAAAAGATTGAATTAACTACCGATGAGAAAAACCAATTTAAGCAGTTACTAGAGAAAAATCATCAAGATAAGATCTATGAGATTAAAGAACAGGGACTTTCTAAACAACACGACCTAGAAAAAAAGTGGGCAGAAGCTTCAGTTCAGGCAACTAAAGATCTTGAAATGGCAAAAACAAACGCAGCATTTGCAGGTGTTGATGTTTTAAAGTCGGTTTTCCAAAACAAAAAAGGAATCTATAAAGCCTTGTTCTTAATTGAAAAAGGAATGGCAGCTGCAGAAGTCTTTACAAATACCGCAAAATCTTTAGCAGCAATTAGTGCAAATACAGCAATTGCAAATACAGCAGCTGTTGCAGCAGCTCCATTAACATTTGGTATGCCGTGGGTGGCTATAAATACCGCTACAGGTTTAAACCAAGCTGCAGCAGTAAAAATAAATGCAGCCATTCAATTAGGATCAATTGCCGGAAGTGCTATTGCGGGTTTTGCTAAAGGAGGTGATACTACACTTTTTGGAATGGGATATAAAGATGAAACTGGTCACGAAGTGGCTGGAGTTGTCCATGTAAACGAATATGTAATTCCGGAAGTTGTAAGAAAAGATCCAGAAGTTCCGGAGATAATTAATTATCTGGAGAAAAAAAGAAAAAGCAAATTAGGTTTATATGCCGATGGTGGAGATGTTGGAACAGATACTTTAACGCTGCCTTCCAATTCCGGTTCCGGATCTGGAGGTGATGGTTCCAGACAAATACAACTTTTAGAATCTATTTTGGAGGCAGTAGGAATAACTGGAGATATCTACTTTGGATATGAAGCTGAACAAAAACGAAAAGAGGCTGAAAAGAAATTAGACGCTGTAATAGCTAAAGCAAAAATTAAAAAATAA